One genomic region from Pseudoduganella lutea encodes:
- a CDS encoding TlpA disulfide reductase family protein, whose product MDSITLGPVVLPTSAVLSLLAILLATGIADWFHRRRGVDAGPLLWKMIVVGFLAARLMFVFKHRDIYAGAPWTAFDIRDGGFEPAIGLLAACVVGIELVRRSDALRRPLLVSALAGLALWGGGTLAVQWMTPARAPMPDVTVRQLDGTEIALARFAGKPLVVNLWATWCPPCRREMPVLHAAQAANPEIGFVFVNQRESADTVRRYLAGQGLHLQNVVTDPAGRLAASTGSVAYPTTLFYDGAGRLVLRHVGELSQATLRDKLEKIR is encoded by the coding sequence ATGGACTCGATCACGCTGGGCCCCGTCGTGCTGCCGACGAGTGCCGTGCTGTCCCTGCTGGCGATCCTGCTTGCCACCGGCATCGCGGACTGGTTCCACCGCCGGCGCGGCGTGGATGCCGGCCCGCTGTTGTGGAAGATGATCGTCGTCGGCTTCCTCGCCGCACGCCTCATGTTCGTGTTCAAGCACCGCGATATCTATGCAGGCGCGCCATGGACCGCGTTCGATATCCGCGATGGCGGTTTCGAGCCGGCGATCGGCCTGCTCGCAGCCTGCGTGGTCGGTATCGAGCTGGTGCGGCGCAGCGATGCGCTGCGCCGCCCGCTGCTGGTGTCCGCGCTGGCCGGGCTGGCGCTGTGGGGTGGTGGCACGCTGGCCGTGCAGTGGATGACGCCGGCGCGTGCGCCGATGCCGGATGTGACGGTGCGCCAGCTCGACGGCACCGAGATCGCGCTGGCGCGCTTTGCCGGCAAGCCGCTGGTGGTCAACCTGTGGGCCACGTGGTGCCCGCCCTGCCGGCGCGAAATGCCGGTGCTGCATGCCGCGCAGGCGGCCAATCCGGAGATCGGCTTCGTGTTCGTCAACCAGCGCGAATCGGCCGACACCGTGCGGCGCTACCTCGCAGGCCAGGGCCTGCATCTGCAGAACGTGGTGACCGACCCTGCCGGCCGGCTGGCGGCCAGTACCGGCTCCGTGGCCTATCCCACCACGCTGTTCTACGATGGCGCCGGGCGGCTGGTACTGCGCCACGTGGGCGAGCTGTCGCAGGCGACGCTGCGCGACAAGCTGGAAAAGATCCGCTGA
- a CDS encoding glycosyl hydrolase, whose amino-acid sequence MDERTGWTRRAFLATAGASLAFTLIPQAAHAARHGDPYPGFADPPMPARPRIWWFWGESVTTDEGITRDLQAYRQAGFGGVVLYEQVFKAAPDSLASLSPEWLARVRFAAAECARLGLALEVNASNGYVAGGPWITPALGMQRLVASETHVTGDARRVLKLRQPETNLDYYRDVACLAYRTVDGGAPLPLPTITSNATDIDFDAMMARPPVAGEADAGRRKARIRPRADGQPVLVAFDYGHAVTVRSLTFTQRKNSKAPVIATQVPGRWGPDALGQGMRRNPPLGMLEASTDGQRWAAVAELPAMGYQHGWWDRLTVSFAAVTARHFRLNLHGWGRNVPAGDDDLLLGGLTLRGSARVDRWESKAGNLADFADPDRTPRYSHGEVVDPTTVVDVTAHLAPDGSLDWTPPPGDWTILRLGHTPTGARTKHGYPGALGLECDKLSAHATGVQFEHYIGPILAAVRTVPGGRIEGIGIDSAEHGSQNWTTDFPAQFRKRRGYDLLPWLPAMMGIPVASAEATDRVLFDVRRTIADLMSDEYFGTFTRLANAAGMTVTAQAPGIATCLPGDNIGAKGRVDIPMGEFWVNQFGGEGQPEGTMDCREAASAAHLYGKPIVAAEAFTGSPAHIHPAMLKPFADAAFANGINRMVVLAGNHQPYGDRRKPGVTEDKFFLPYQRNNTWWKQSTPFWHTLGRASYLLGLGRPVVDLLYHLGSDTPLKIATARMRPAPPAGHDWDVCGDEELLRATIDDGCLVMPGGMRYPVLVLAGGEAMTLAAARHVLHLVRHGARVIGPVRARRTPGFADAAGQPELLRIADELWGVAPQPARGERRVGAGVVMWGEEPAVHLARLGIGTDFHAAGLDPLDILFVHRKVDGMDLYFVANHRPGPLAVDALFRDGAGAPQAWDPGTGQRCTLPGARATPRGTTVPLRLEQHASLFVVFGAPAAPAAAAGPLSLIGELPVRHTLRGPWRVAFDPAWGGPASLVLPELACWTAHALESVRHYSGTAIYRTQFDLPRLPRDAVWLDLGQVEVVATVSVNGTEVTTLWKAPYAADIGRHLRKGRNRLEVRVANLWANRLIADAGLPPEQRIAWATFNPYQPGDVLFPSGLLGPVTLRYDGAG is encoded by the coding sequence ATGGACGAACGAACAGGCTGGACCCGCCGCGCCTTCCTGGCGACGGCCGGCGCATCGCTTGCCTTTACGCTCATCCCCCAAGCTGCCCATGCTGCCCGGCATGGCGATCCCTACCCCGGCTTTGCCGATCCGCCCATGCCCGCGCGACCACGCATCTGGTGGTTCTGGGGCGAGTCCGTGACGACCGATGAAGGCATCACCCGCGATTTGCAAGCCTATCGCCAGGCCGGCTTCGGCGGCGTGGTGCTGTACGAGCAGGTGTTCAAGGCCGCGCCGGATTCACTCGCCAGCCTGTCGCCCGAATGGCTCGCGCGCGTGCGCTTCGCCGCCGCGGAATGCGCACGCCTCGGGCTCGCACTCGAAGTCAATGCCAGCAATGGCTACGTGGCCGGCGGGCCGTGGATCACGCCGGCACTGGGCATGCAGCGTCTCGTGGCCAGCGAGACGCACGTAACGGGCGATGCGCGCCGCGTGCTGAAACTGCGGCAGCCGGAAACCAACCTCGATTACTACCGCGACGTGGCCTGCCTCGCCTACCGCACCGTCGACGGCGGCGCGCCGCTGCCGCTGCCCACGATCACCAGCAACGCCACGGACATCGACTTCGATGCAATGATGGCACGCCCCCCTGTCGCCGGGGAGGCGGATGCCGGCCGCCGCAAGGCGCGCATCCGGCCGCGCGCCGATGGCCAGCCAGTGCTGGTCGCTTTCGATTACGGCCACGCCGTCACGGTGCGCAGCCTGACGTTCACCCAACGCAAGAATTCCAAGGCCCCCGTCATCGCCACGCAGGTGCCCGGCCGCTGGGGCCCGGATGCGCTCGGCCAGGGCATGCGGCGCAACCCGCCGCTCGGCATGCTGGAAGCCAGTACCGACGGCCAGCGCTGGGCGGCGGTCGCCGAGCTGCCGGCGATGGGTTACCAGCATGGATGGTGGGACCGGCTTACCGTGTCGTTCGCGGCGGTCACGGCGCGCCATTTCCGGCTGAACCTGCACGGCTGGGGGCGCAATGTTCCGGCAGGTGACGACGACCTGCTGCTCGGCGGCCTGACGCTGCGAGGCTCCGCCCGCGTGGACCGGTGGGAAAGCAAGGCCGGCAACCTGGCCGATTTCGCCGACCCGGACCGCACGCCGCGCTACAGCCATGGCGAAGTGGTCGATCCCACCACCGTGGTCGACGTGACAGCGCACCTGGCGCCGGATGGCTCGCTCGACTGGACACCGCCGCCGGGCGACTGGACGATCCTGCGGCTAGGCCACACGCCCACCGGCGCGCGCACGAAACACGGCTATCCCGGCGCGCTGGGACTCGAATGCGACAAGCTGAGCGCGCACGCCACCGGCGTGCAGTTCGAACACTACATCGGCCCGATCCTGGCAGCGGTGCGCACGGTGCCAGGCGGGCGCATCGAAGGCATCGGCATCGACAGCGCCGAACACGGGTCGCAGAACTGGACGACGGATTTCCCGGCCCAGTTCCGCAAGCGGCGCGGCTACGACCTGCTGCCATGGCTGCCCGCGATGATGGGCATTCCGGTCGCCAGCGCCGAAGCAACGGACCGCGTGCTGTTCGATGTGCGCCGCACGATCGCCGACCTGATGAGCGACGAATACTTCGGCACCTTCACGCGCCTCGCCAATGCGGCCGGCATGACGGTCACCGCCCAGGCGCCCGGCATCGCCACCTGCCTGCCGGGCGACAACATCGGTGCCAAGGGCCGGGTCGATATCCCGATGGGTGAATTCTGGGTCAACCAGTTCGGCGGCGAGGGCCAGCCCGAAGGCACGATGGATTGCCGCGAGGCCGCCAGTGCCGCGCACCTCTACGGCAAGCCGATCGTGGCCGCCGAAGCATTCACGGGCAGCCCGGCGCACATCCATCCCGCCATGCTCAAACCCTTCGCCGATGCCGCTTTCGCGAATGGCATCAACCGCATGGTGGTCCTGGCCGGCAACCACCAGCCGTATGGGGACCGGCGCAAACCCGGCGTCACGGAGGATAAATTCTTCCTGCCCTACCAGCGCAACAACACGTGGTGGAAGCAAAGCACGCCGTTCTGGCACACGCTGGGCCGCGCGTCGTACCTGCTGGGCCTGGGCCGGCCGGTGGTGGACCTGCTGTACCACCTGGGCAGCGACACGCCGCTGAAGATCGCCACCGCGCGCATGCGGCCCGCACCGCCGGCCGGCCACGACTGGGACGTGTGCGGCGACGAGGAACTGCTGCGCGCCACCATCGACGACGGCTGCCTGGTCATGCCCGGCGGGATGCGCTACCCGGTGCTCGTGCTGGCCGGGGGCGAAGCCATGACGCTGGCGGCCGCGCGCCACGTGCTCCACCTCGTGCGGCACGGCGCACGCGTGATCGGCCCCGTGCGGGCACGCCGCACGCCCGGCTTCGCCGATGCCGCCGGCCAGCCCGAACTGCTGCGCATCGCGGATGAACTATGGGGTGTGGCACCGCAGCCAGCACGGGGCGAACGCCGCGTGGGTGCCGGCGTCGTGATGTGGGGCGAGGAACCGGCGGTGCACCTGGCGCGGCTCGGCATCGGCACGGATTTCCATGCCGCGGGGCTGGACCCGCTCGATATCCTGTTCGTGCACCGTAAGGTGGACGGCATGGACCTGTATTTTGTCGCCAACCATCGGCCGGGGCCCCTTGCCGTCGACGCGCTGTTCCGCGATGGCGCCGGCGCGCCGCAGGCGTGGGACCCGGGCACCGGCCAGCGTTGCACCTTGCCCGGTGCGCGCGCCACGCCGCGCGGCACGACGGTACCGCTGCGGCTGGAGCAGCATGCGTCATTGTTCGTGGTATTCGGCGCGCCCGCAGCGCCAGCAGCAGCAGCCGGGCCGCTGTCGCTGATCGGCGAGCTGCCCGTGCGGCACACGCTGCGCGGGCCGTGGCGGGTCGCTTTCGATCCGGCCTGGGGCGGCCCCGCATCGCTCGTGCTGCCGGAACTCGCCTGCTGGACGGCGCATGCACTGGAAAGCGTGCGCCATTACTCGGGCACGGCGATCTATCGCACGCAGTTCGACCTGCCACGCCTGCCGCGGGACGCCGTGTGGCTCGACCTCGGGCAAGTGGAAGTGGTGGCGACCGTTTCCGTCAACGGCACGGAAGTGACCACCCTATGGAAAGCGCCCTACGCGGCCGATATCGGCCGCCACCTGCGCAAGGGCCGGAACCGGCTGGAAGTCCGGGTCGCGAACCTGTGGGCGAACCGGCTGATCGCCGACGCGGGTTTGCCTCCCGAACAACGCATCGCCTGGGCCACGTTCAATCCTTACCAGCCGGGCGACGTGCTGTTTCCATCGGGCCTGCTGGGGCCCGTGACGCTGCGGTACGACGGCGCAGGGTGA
- a CDS encoding phasin family protein — protein MFPFSHSVTPAVRSHLNAQAAFLNDMSKSLSRSFQNLCQLNIQLGQTLIEESTIAGHQLLTTDRPNDVIQVAASRAQPASEKLRAYQQHVSRVAADAQVELARVAEQHVQETSRTARALADQVARTAAEETDRNVRHQEEALKNFRDPFEIPGAQRGNGASYQGNVQSAGDRDHDSASSKGNVQGETVAATQATGGKSRQ, from the coding sequence ATGTTCCCGTTTTCCCATTCCGTGACGCCTGCCGTTCGCTCCCACCTGAATGCCCAGGCAGCTTTCCTGAACGATATGTCGAAATCGCTGTCGCGCTCCTTCCAGAACCTGTGCCAGCTGAACATCCAGCTGGGCCAGACGCTGATCGAGGAAAGCACCATTGCCGGTCACCAGCTGCTGACCACCGATCGTCCAAACGACGTGATCCAGGTGGCCGCTTCGCGCGCCCAGCCTGCTTCGGAAAAACTGCGCGCCTACCAGCAGCACGTCTCGCGCGTCGCCGCAGATGCCCAGGTTGAACTGGCTCGCGTGGCCGAGCAGCACGTGCAGGAAACCTCGCGCACCGCCCGCGCCCTGGCCGACCAGGTCGCCCGTACGGCTGCCGAGGAAACCGACCGCAATGTGCGCCACCAGGAAGAAGCGCTGAAGAACTTCCGCGACCCGTTTGAAATCCCGGGCGCACAGCGTGGCAATGGCGCCAGCTATCAAGGCAATGTGCAGTCCGCCGGCGACCGCGACCACGACAGCGCTTCGTCGAAAGGCAATGTGCAAGGTGAAACGGTTGCCGCTACCCAGGCAACCGGCGGCAAGTCGCGCCAGTAA
- a CDS encoding CGNR zinc finger domain-containing protein produces the protein MATATTATTAATAKHAPDEAPVLADHLALDLLNTEARDDGAAVDFWRSGDDVRRWLERQGIVAPAGAKAADGAALLAQATALRTLARGLVTRRKAGKTADPRPLNAILATHVSAPQLVHDGHGKLVVKREPRGDAIAAMLGPVAEAVAQLLADGDFTLVRQCEHPDCVLWFYDRTKAHKRRWCSMALCGNRHKAARFRQRSVGE, from the coding sequence ATGGCAACTGCGACAACTGCGACAACCGCGGCAACTGCGAAACATGCGCCGGACGAGGCCCCGGTGCTGGCCGATCACCTGGCGTTGGACCTGCTGAACACCGAGGCGCGCGACGATGGCGCGGCCGTCGATTTCTGGCGCAGTGGCGACGATGTGCGGCGCTGGCTCGAGCGGCAGGGTATCGTTGCGCCGGCAGGCGCGAAGGCGGCCGATGGTGCCGCGTTGCTGGCGCAGGCCACGGCGCTGCGCACGCTGGCCCGCGGGCTGGTCACGCGCCGCAAGGCCGGCAAGACGGCTGATCCCCGCCCGTTGAATGCCATCCTCGCCACTCATGTCAGTGCGCCGCAACTGGTCCACGACGGCCATGGCAAGCTGGTGGTGAAGCGCGAGCCGCGTGGCGACGCGATCGCGGCGATGCTGGGGCCCGTCGCGGAAGCGGTGGCGCAATTGCTGGCCGACGGCGATTTCACGCTCGTCAGGCAGTGCGAGCACCCCGACTGCGTGCTATGGTTCTACGACCGCACGAAGGCGCACAAACGCCGCTGGTGCAGCATGGCCCTGTGCGGCAACCGCCACAAGGCGGCCCGGTTCCGCCAACGCTCGGTGGGGGAATAA